One Blattabacterium cuenoti DNA window includes the following coding sequences:
- the mrdA gene encoding penicillin-binding protein 2, with protein sequence MKKLYVFYIFLSLVGLIFITRLFYIQIYTEKYILNAFNTSIKQEIIIPERGAIFDRNNNLLVFNKPIYELIVIPMLIDENFNIIEFCNLVGIKKNTFHKNLEKAKSYSKYLPSVFLPFISKEKFASIQEKLYKYKGFDWTKRSLRDYKVESSANVLGYLGEVNQKDIKKESNYYQIGDFIGWAGVEKSYEKILRGKKGVKYWIRDRKGCIIESYNNSKNNIRAISGNDISLTIDWNLQNYAEKLMFKKKGGIVAINPKNGEILSLVSSPINNPNLFVGINRTKEFNKLIKDTIDYPLFDRTTQARYPPASPFKLMTGLAGLQMGVVNTKTTFICYNGFKYGKKRIHCHSGIHGLPIGIETAVAVSCNNYFAQVYKRVIEKYPKNLTKGVNEWGEIIKSFGFGNYFYNDLDTGEKGVIPSGDFYNKKYGSTKWNAITIISNSIGQGEINVTPIQLANMVCAIANKGFFYTPHIVKCINHYPISNPNYTLAKYTKVKKKYFDLIIRGMEKVFIIGTGRRFKSSEIRMAGKTGTSQNFMKIHNKKIIPLPDHSIFILFAPVEDPKIAISVIIENGGFGSRWAGPIATLLAEKYILNNVHRKNLEKNIMGSGLQKVYDYIAGIKKINFHTKKNRLDKEYKKKK encoded by the coding sequence TTGAAAAAATTATATGTATTTTACATTTTTTTGAGTCTTGTTGGGTTAATTTTTATAACTAGACTATTTTATATCCAAATATATACTGAAAAGTATATTTTAAATGCGTTCAATACTTCTATAAAACAAGAAATTATTATTCCTGAAAGAGGGGCAATTTTTGATAGAAACAATAATTTATTAGTATTTAATAAACCCATTTATGAATTAATAGTGATTCCTATGCTTATAGATGAAAATTTCAATATTATTGAATTTTGTAATCTTGTAGGGATAAAAAAAAATACTTTTCACAAGAATTTAGAAAAAGCAAAATCTTATTCAAAATATTTACCTTCTGTTTTTCTTCCTTTTATTTCAAAAGAAAAATTTGCTTCTATACAAGAAAAACTTTATAAGTATAAAGGATTTGATTGGACAAAAAGATCTCTTAGAGATTATAAAGTAGAAAGTTCTGCGAATGTATTGGGATATCTTGGAGAAGTAAATCAAAAAGACATTAAGAAAGAATCTAATTACTATCAAATAGGAGATTTTATTGGTTGGGCAGGAGTGGAAAAATCTTATGAAAAAATATTGAGAGGAAAAAAAGGAGTAAAATATTGGATAAGAGATAGAAAAGGATGTATTATAGAAAGTTATAATAATAGTAAAAATAATATTAGAGCAATTAGCGGAAATGATATTTCTTTAACCATAGATTGGAATCTACAAAATTATGCAGAAAAACTTATGTTTAAAAAGAAAGGAGGAATCGTGGCTATTAATCCTAAAAATGGAGAAATATTATCTTTAGTTTCTAGTCCTATCAATAATCCTAATTTATTTGTGGGAATCAATCGGACTAAAGAATTTAATAAATTAATTAAAGATACAATAGATTATCCTTTATTTGATAGAACAACACAAGCTCGTTATCCTCCAGCTTCTCCATTTAAGTTAATGACAGGATTAGCAGGTCTTCAAATGGGAGTAGTAAACACAAAAACAACTTTTATCTGCTATAATGGATTTAAATATGGAAAAAAAAGAATCCATTGTCATTCTGGAATTCATGGATTACCTATAGGAATAGAAACTGCAGTAGCTGTTTCTTGTAATAATTATTTTGCACAAGTTTATAAACGGGTCATTGAAAAATATCCAAAAAATTTAACAAAAGGAGTTAATGAATGGGGTGAAATTATTAAAAGTTTTGGATTTGGAAATTACTTTTATAATGATTTAGACACTGGAGAAAAAGGAGTAATTCCTTCTGGAGATTTTTATAATAAAAAATATGGATCTACAAAATGGAATGCTATTACAATTATTTCCAATAGTATTGGGCAAGGAGAAATAAATGTAACACCTATACAATTAGCTAATATGGTTTGTGCTATAGCAAACAAAGGCTTTTTTTACACACCGCATATTGTAAAATGCATTAATCATTATCCTATTTCTAATCCAAATTACACTTTAGCTAAATACACTAAAGTGAAAAAAAAATATTTTGATTTAATTATTAGAGGAATGGAAAAAGTATTTATAATTGGAACTGGAAGAAGATTTAAATCGTCGGAGATTAGAATGGCTGGAAAAACAGGTACTTCGCAAAATTTTATGAAAATTCATAATAAAAAAATAATTCCTCTTCCTGATCATTCTATTTTTATTTTATTTGCTCCAGTAGAAGATCCTAAAATAGCAATTTCTGTAATCATAGAAAATGGAGGTTTTGGATCTCGTTGGGCGGGGCCTATAGCTACTCTACTTGCAGAAAAATATATTCTAAATAATGTTCATAGAAAAAATCTTGAAAAAAATATTATGGGTTCAGGGTTACAGAAAGTGTACGATTATATAGCAGGAATAAAAAAAATAAATTTTCATACAAAAAAAAATCGACTTGATAAAGAATATAAAAAGAAAAAATAA
- the mreC gene encoding rod shape-determining protein MreC, giving the protein MREFFNFFLRFRFFIFFFLLEFLALFLSFSKTDFHQYIYAGSSNFFVGKVYEKIHRFQTYFLLEIENERLVKENIRLRHSHISSKIRKTTKDFKKNNLVYLQEYVFTPVKIINNSIHEQENYLTINKGSLDGIKTDMGIILSNGIAGIIIKTSPHFSVAISLLNPKIKVNARLKKNKYFGTVSWDGVDHEHVILYDIPKHSSIYKGDIVETDGKSATFPEGIPIGKVTCYRFDEEQSNYVIKVKLLENFSSIENAYVVKNLFKKEWDTLQLYKVENK; this is encoded by the coding sequence ATGCGTGAATTTTTTAATTTTTTTCTTAGATTTCGTTTTTTTATTTTCTTTTTCTTACTAGAATTTTTAGCTCTTTTTCTTTCATTTTCAAAAACTGATTTTCATCAGTATATCTATGCAGGATCTTCCAATTTTTTCGTAGGAAAAGTTTATGAAAAAATTCATAGATTCCAAACTTATTTTTTATTGGAAATTGAAAATGAAAGGCTTGTTAAAGAAAATATCCGATTACGTCATTCTCATATATCTTCTAAAATTAGAAAAACAACTAAAGATTTTAAAAAGAATAATCTTGTTTATTTACAAGAGTATGTCTTTACTCCTGTAAAGATTATCAATAATAGTATCCATGAGCAGGAAAATTATCTCACTATCAATAAAGGAAGTTTAGATGGAATAAAAACAGATATGGGAATTATTCTATCTAATGGAATTGCAGGAATTATTATAAAAACCTCCCCGCATTTTAGTGTAGCAATTTCTCTTTTAAATCCAAAAATTAAAGTTAATGCAAGATTAAAAAAAAATAAATATTTTGGAACTGTTAGTTGGGATGGGGTAGATCATGAACATGTTATATTATATGACATTCCGAAACATTCTTCTATATATAAAGGAGATATAGTCGAAACAGATGGAAAATCTGCAACTTTTCCTGAAGGAATTCCAATTGGAAAAGTCACTTGTTATAGATTTGATGAAGAACAATCTAATTATGTTATAAAAGTAAAATTATTGGAAAATTTTTCTAGCATAGAAAATGCTTATGTTGTAAAAAATTTATTTAAGAAAGAGTGGGACACTCTTCAACTTTATAAAGTTGAAAATAAATAA
- a CDS encoding rod shape-determining protein, with product MGLVDFIKNLFTQEIAIDLGTANTLIMHKDKVIVDLPSIIAIDIRSKKVLAVGEEAKQMQGKTHENIKIYKPLKDGVIADYKVAELMIREFIKKIPGINKKLFTPSLNMVICIPSGITEVEKRAVKDSAQHLNAKEVYLIEEPMAAAIGSGISVTKAEGNMIIDIGGGTTECGVIALGGIVCQKSIKIAGDVFTNDIAYFLRSKYNLYIGERTAEKIKIDIGSAIESIDPPPVDIHIQGRDLATGKPKEMNISYKETIPALDKSILRIEDAVMETLSSTPPELAADIYKTGIYMAGGGSLLRGLDKRISKKTGLSVSLVEDPLRAVVKGTGVALKNIEKFTFLMK from the coding sequence ATGGGATTAGTTGACTTTATAAAAAATCTATTTACTCAAGAAATTGCTATAGATTTAGGAACTGCGAATACTCTCATTATGCATAAAGATAAAGTTATTGTTGATTTACCTTCAATAATAGCTATAGATATAAGAAGTAAAAAAGTACTAGCTGTCGGTGAAGAAGCAAAACAAATGCAAGGTAAAACACATGAAAATATTAAAATTTATAAACCATTAAAAGATGGAGTAATAGCAGATTATAAAGTTGCTGAGCTTATGATTAGAGAATTTATAAAAAAAATTCCTGGAATAAACAAAAAACTATTTACACCATCATTAAATATGGTTATTTGTATTCCATCTGGAATTACAGAAGTTGAAAAAAGAGCTGTGAAAGATTCCGCTCAACATCTAAATGCCAAAGAAGTTTATCTTATTGAAGAACCTATGGCAGCAGCTATTGGATCCGGTATATCCGTCACAAAAGCTGAAGGAAATATGATTATTGATATAGGAGGAGGAACTACAGAATGCGGTGTTATTGCTTTAGGTGGAATTGTTTGCCAAAAATCCATTAAAATAGCTGGAGATGTTTTTACTAATGATATTGCATATTTTCTTCGCAGTAAGTACAATTTATATATTGGAGAAAGAACTGCTGAAAAAATTAAAATAGACATAGGTTCCGCTATAGAATCTATTGACCCCCCACCTGTAGATATTCATATACAAGGAAGAGATTTAGCAACAGGAAAGCCGAAAGAAATGAATATTTCTTATAAAGAAACTATTCCTGCACTTGATAAATCTATTTTACGAATCGAAGATGCTGTTATGGAAACCCTATCAAGTACACCTCCAGAACTTGCGGCAGATATTTATAAAACAGGGATATACATGGCAGGTGGGGGCTCTCTTTTAAGAGGATTAGATAAAAGAATTTCAAAAAAAACGGGGCTTTCTGTTTCTTTAGTAGAGGACCCTTTAAGAGCTGTTGTTAAAGGAACAGGAGTTGCTTTAAAAAATATTGAGAAATTTACATTTCTCATGAAATAG
- the folK gene encoding 2-amino-4-hydroxy-6-hydroxymethyldihydropteridine diphosphokinase: MKEHNIYLLQGSNKGDKKKYLDESLSLISEKIGKVIQKSSYYESVAWNMNRNTSTFYNRALHIKTFHSPIDLLEIILKIESLIGREKKKKREYFDREIDLDILFYDQIIIHSFILTIPHPLLHFRRFSLVPMCEISPKKFHPVFHLTLIEILGVCTDKLEVKKLSIS, translated from the coding sequence TTGAAAGAACATAACATCTATTTATTGCAAGGAAGTAATAAGGGAGATAAAAAGAAGTATTTAGATGAATCTTTATCATTGATCTCAGAAAAGATTGGCAAAGTAATTCAAAAATCTTCTTATTATGAAAGTGTAGCATGGAACATGAACAGAAACACATCTACTTTTTATAATAGAGCTTTACATATAAAAACATTTCATTCACCGATTGATCTTTTAGAAATAATTTTAAAGATTGAATCTCTTATAGGAAGAGAGAAAAAAAAAAAGAGAGAATATTTCGATCGAGAAATAGATCTAGATATTTTATTTTATGATCAGATTATAATACATAGTTTTATCTTAACTATTCCACATCCTTTATTACATTTTCGTAGATTTTCTTTAGTTCCAATGTGTGAAATTTCACCAAAAAAGTTTCATCCTGTATTTCATTTAACACTAATTGAAATATTAGGAGTATGTACAGATAAGTTAGAAGTAAAAAAACTATCAATATCCTAA
- a CDS encoding putative LPS assembly protein LptD, with amino-acid sequence MLNVRYKKILLFFFLSFFLFAEEKEDDSPFSFSLFDKKYSIEKDESKIVNLLNEKFKNVIKYNSNIQEHDIKEGKSYLKGNASLEYLKTKIKADWIEFNWKNGDLNAKGENNNYVTINQGKNKYLLKNFYINLNNKKGKANDLYIQEGDHVIIANKINKEKDGTSILKKVMYISDPFFIEKKDINPDFYLKTDSLKYFHKQKSIITGPVFFYWYKVPLPIVFPFLYMKKKNKKYYGMKFPIFQIHNQKISIENIEFSFPISNYFNFTMLNSIYGKEKWKLETEMKYAFNVCNGLILLKNYQEFSNRNFDYQFKWKHNKDLKFSTDLKFTADINYLTRNNFLKKNEIFVSNINIKKKFDNHSLLNISSDLLQDVNKGETKLKIPEIRFSMRKNFFLEKENPFIHKFMFNYQTLIYNSIRNYSTILFSSSMPTTMNMKKKIEFQSGIHNSINLSTYVFFSPFFKISPKIHYNVFFSTCDFDSKCMSRTANISTDIISIPFYKEINKNSIFLRHEIEPMLSFNIQYSQNRKKFFSVKKINFILNNNFEFQTEKKIKIFKYLKVNTSWILDELFFKWKDFHFVGYINFTKPIKFKYEGKINFDEKKETYFDFLFSSNFIRNKIHFFNKENEKKGKNRFECFFFDKKNYAKYEIPLNFIIDLHSKFYKKTDTEKFFNTFLSVNGSVGITKYWKIDFRTDYDLLIKKITFFNVIFYRDLRSFKMNFNWSPIGKNRSWSFFIGIKDPIFSKILQYSEKRDKIEKNI; translated from the coding sequence TTGCTAAATGTTAGATACAAAAAAATACTATTATTTTTTTTTCTTTCTTTTTTTCTTTTTGCAGAAGAAAAAGAAGACGATAGTCCATTTTCTTTTTCTCTTTTTGACAAAAAATATTCTATAGAAAAAGATGAATCAAAAATCGTAAATCTTTTGAATGAAAAATTCAAAAATGTTATCAAGTATAATTCCAATATACAAGAACATGATATAAAAGAAGGAAAATCTTATTTAAAAGGAAATGCTTCTCTAGAGTATCTTAAGACAAAAATTAAGGCAGATTGGATCGAATTTAATTGGAAAAATGGGGATCTCAATGCAAAAGGAGAAAATAATAATTATGTAACTATTAATCAAGGAAAGAATAAATATCTTTTAAAGAATTTTTATATCAATTTGAATAACAAAAAGGGAAAAGCTAATGATCTTTATATCCAAGAAGGAGATCATGTGATTATAGCAAATAAGATAAATAAAGAAAAGGATGGAACGAGTATTTTGAAAAAAGTTATGTATATATCGGATCCCTTTTTCATAGAAAAAAAAGATATCAATCCTGATTTTTATTTAAAAACAGATAGTTTAAAATATTTTCATAAACAAAAATCCATTATTACTGGACCAGTATTTTTTTATTGGTATAAAGTTCCTCTCCCGATTGTTTTTCCATTTTTATATATGAAAAAAAAGAATAAAAAATATTATGGAATGAAATTCCCTATATTTCAAATTCATAATCAAAAAATTTCTATAGAAAATATAGAATTCTCTTTTCCTATTTCCAATTATTTCAATTTTACAATGTTGAATTCTATATATGGAAAAGAAAAATGGAAATTAGAAACAGAAATGAAATACGCATTTAATGTTTGTAATGGTTTGATTCTTTTAAAGAATTATCAAGAATTTTCAAATCGAAATTTTGATTATCAATTTAAATGGAAACATAATAAGGATTTGAAATTTAGTACTGATCTAAAATTTACTGCAGATATAAATTATTTAACAAGAAATAATTTTTTAAAAAAAAATGAAATTTTTGTTTCAAATATTAACATAAAAAAAAAATTTGACAATCATTCCTTATTAAATATATCATCTGATCTTCTTCAAGATGTAAATAAAGGAGAAACGAAGTTAAAAATTCCCGAGATTCGTTTTTCTATGCGAAAGAATTTCTTTTTAGAAAAAGAAAATCCATTCATTCATAAATTTATGTTTAATTATCAAACATTGATATATAATTCTATTAGAAATTATTCTACTATTCTTTTCTCATCTTCTATGCCTACTACTATGAATATGAAAAAAAAAATAGAATTCCAATCTGGAATTCACAATTCCATAAATCTGTCTACTTACGTTTTTTTTTCTCCTTTTTTTAAAATATCTCCTAAAATTCATTATAATGTATTTTTTTCTACATGTGATTTTGATTCAAAATGTATGAGTCGAACTGCAAATATATCAACAGATATAATTTCTATTCCTTTTTATAAAGAAATAAACAAAAATTCTATTTTTTTAAGACATGAAATAGAACCTATGTTGTCTTTTAATATTCAATATTCACAGAATAGAAAAAAATTTTTTTCTGTAAAAAAAATCAATTTTATCCTGAACAATAATTTTGAGTTTCAAACAGAAAAAAAAATAAAAATATTTAAATATTTGAAAGTAAATACTTCATGGATTTTAGATGAATTATTTTTTAAATGGAAAGATTTTCATTTTGTGGGATATATTAATTTCACGAAACCTATAAAATTCAAATATGAAGGAAAGATAAACTTTGATGAAAAAAAAGAAACATATTTTGATTTTTTATTTAGTTCTAATTTTATTAGAAATAAAATTCATTTTTTTAATAAAGAAAATGAAAAAAAAGGGAAAAATCGTTTTGAATGTTTCTTTTTTGATAAAAAAAATTATGCAAAATATGAAATTCCATTGAATTTTATAATTGATTTGCATTCAAAATTTTATAAAAAAACTGACACAGAAAAATTTTTTAACACATTTTTAAGTGTAAATGGATCTGTAGGAATAACAAAATATTGGAAAATAGACTTTCGTACAGATTACGATTTATTAATAAAAAAAATTACATTTTTTAATGTGATTTTTTATAGAGATTTAAGAAGTTTTAAAATGAATTTTAATTGGAGCCCCATAGGAAAAAATCGTTCTTGGTCCTTTTTTATTGGAATAAAAGATCCTATCTTTAGCAAGATTTTGCAGTATAGCGAGAAAAGAGATAAAATAGAAAAAAACATTTGA